One segment of Stappia sp. 28M-7 DNA contains the following:
- a CDS encoding aminotransferase, which yields MTIPFNNTASSRFLHGFTDLATLEKNGPVVVTQGEGIYVQDTTGKRYLDANSGLWNAVAGFDHPELIETMVAQTRKFPTYHAFFGRVPEPAVALADKLIEVSPFDRGKVYFTNSGSEANDTMVKMLWMLNRARGKPERRKIVTRVNSYHGVTVATASMTGKAYNGHFGLPLPDFLHADCPHYWRYGEAGESEGDFTARMARNLEDLIHREGPDTIAGFFAEPVMGAGGVIPPSKGYFEAIRPILRKYDIPLIADEVICGFGRTGEMWGSDTYRMEPDAIIASKCITAGYFPMGAILLSGPLADDIMDVSRTIEEFPHGFTAGAHPVGCAVALKAIDLIRNGGLLDNVRRVAPQFNAHLARLAKHPNIGEARGIGLMGALELVADKALKTPLPADLQVSERLANEALRNGLIVRPLGASIVLAPPFISRNEDIDAIFQLLESSLDNVLAKV from the coding sequence ATGACGATCCCCTTCAACAACACGGCGTCTTCCCGTTTCCTGCACGGGTTCACAGATCTTGCCACCCTTGAGAAAAACGGCCCCGTCGTCGTTACCCAAGGCGAAGGCATCTATGTGCAGGACACCACCGGAAAGCGCTATCTCGATGCCAATTCAGGCCTCTGGAATGCCGTCGCGGGCTTCGACCATCCGGAGCTTATCGAAACGATGGTCGCCCAGACCCGGAAGTTTCCCACCTATCACGCCTTTTTTGGCCGTGTCCCCGAGCCTGCCGTCGCCCTGGCCGACAAACTGATCGAGGTCTCTCCGTTCGACCGCGGCAAGGTCTACTTCACCAACTCCGGTTCCGAAGCCAACGACACAATGGTCAAGATGCTGTGGATGCTGAACAGGGCCCGGGGCAAGCCGGAGCGGCGCAAGATCGTCACGCGCGTCAATTCCTATCATGGTGTCACCGTCGCGACGGCCTCCATGACCGGCAAAGCCTATAACGGCCATTTCGGCCTACCGCTGCCGGACTTTCTTCACGCCGACTGCCCCCATTACTGGCGTTATGGCGAAGCGGGCGAGAGCGAGGGCGACTTCACCGCGCGCATGGCACGCAACCTGGAAGATCTTATTCATCGGGAAGGCCCGGATACGATTGCCGGCTTCTTTGCCGAACCCGTGATGGGAGCCGGCGGCGTCATCCCGCCGTCAAAGGGTTACTTCGAAGCCATTCGCCCAATCCTGCGCAAGTACGACATCCCGCTTATAGCCGACGAAGTCATTTGCGGCTTCGGCCGCACTGGGGAAATGTGGGGATCAGACACCTACCGGATGGAACCTGACGCGATCATCGCCTCCAAATGCATCACCGCCGGCTATTTTCCGATGGGAGCGATCCTGCTGTCGGGGCCGCTTGCCGACGACATCATGGACGTCTCCCGGACCATCGAGGAGTTTCCCCATGGCTTCACCGCAGGCGCACACCCGGTTGGTTGCGCGGTTGCACTGAAGGCCATCGATCTCATTCGAAATGGCGGACTTCTGGACAATGTCCGGCGGGTTGCCCCCCAATTCAACGCACATCTGGCGCGCCTCGCAAAACATCCGAACATTGGCGAAGCACGCGGCATCGGCCTTATGGGCGCGCTCGAACTGGTCGCCGACAAGGCATTGAAGACACCGCTTCCCGCCGATCTTCAAGTCTCCGAGCGACTTGCCAACGAGGCGCTTCGGAACGGCCTTATCGTTCGCCCGCTGGGAGCTTCGATCGTACTCGCACCGCCATTCATTTCGCGTAACGAAGATATCGACGCAATATTCCAGCTGCTTGAAAGCTCGCTCGACAATGTTCTCGCAAAGGTTTGA
- a CDS encoding alpha/beta fold hydrolase: protein MAESYRDAFVALADKLGAVVLAPLFPCGIEGPDDTESYKFCVTPKTRFDLVLLAMVDELNSRMQGTLAVDRFALFGYSGGGQFAHRFAYLHAQRLAALSIGAPGKVTLMDDTLPWWRGLAGLEALAGQPLALEYLRKLPVQLVIGDADDQETDVATAPGSPHWMEGINEAGLNRLALMDSLRASLLAGGVAARLDKVDGVAHEGFAVLEPVHAFLGDVLGTEAGQ, encoded by the coding sequence GTGGCCGAAAGCTATCGGGATGCCTTCGTCGCGTTGGCCGACAAGCTGGGCGCCGTCGTACTGGCTCCGCTTTTCCCATGCGGGATCGAAGGGCCGGACGATACGGAAAGCTACAAATTCTGTGTCACGCCCAAGACGCGCTTCGACCTGGTCCTTCTTGCCATGGTCGATGAACTGAACAGCCGGATGCAAGGGACACTTGCCGTGGATCGCTTCGCCTTGTTCGGCTATTCCGGCGGCGGCCAATTTGCTCACCGCTTTGCCTATCTGCATGCACAGCGTCTTGCCGCGCTCAGCATCGGGGCGCCCGGCAAGGTTACCTTGATGGACGACACGCTGCCGTGGTGGCGCGGACTTGCCGGGCTGGAAGCCTTGGCCGGCCAGCCTCTTGCATTGGAGTATCTTCGGAAACTGCCTGTGCAGCTCGTGATCGGGGATGCAGACGATCAGGAAACGGATGTCGCAACGGCGCCGGGTTCGCCGCATTGGATGGAGGGCATCAACGAGGCCGGCCTCAATCGTCTTGCCCTGATGGACAGCCTGCGCGCCAGCCTGCTTGCCGGCGGTGTCGCGGCGCGGCTGGACAAGGTCGATGGCGTTGCCCATGAGGGTTTTGCGGTGCTGGAGCCTGTGCATGCCTTTCTCGGCGACGTCCTGGGGACGGAGGCCGGCCAATGA
- a CDS encoding ABC transporter substrate-binding protein, protein MGKHIKSALFATAFALASGAANASEITVSLPGDIRSIDFGVNRDANTDTVLHHIVEALVAYRNDLSVGPMLAESWEVSEDGRSYTFTLRKGAVFHNGEPVTAREVKWSWDRLLDKNTGFLCRSWFKGGSLGIDITSIEVLDDRHVRFTLDEPNGLFLTRMAHKVCLSGIVHPDSVGEGGKLEKLIATGPFTLGEHRKGQYVRLDRFDGYVPLDTPRDGYSGSRETFVDSVRFLVTPDAAAAKTALLAGDIDVLPRLDLSTLAEVEGTEGLSVQTVATPEWEVLMMQNTDPLLSDRRLRQAIGHAIDIDALTAGATNGLGKPNPSAVPRASSYFGPAFAEGLGYDPDKAKALLAEAGYDGRPLKLVTNATYPFDNIAAIAIQSMLQQAGINVELDVLDWASQYAAYKEGKFQMMVMGFSARSDPTLMMNVVVGDKVSRGNAIVDALEIVELVNQSGVATDPETRADLFRKAHSLIVEDASVIGLFNPARAVGLNAGVEGFELWPLESPRLWGVRTSGE, encoded by the coding sequence ATGGGAAAGCATATCAAAAGCGCGTTGTTTGCAACCGCATTTGCACTGGCGTCTGGCGCCGCCAATGCGAGCGAGATTACGGTTTCGCTCCCGGGTGACATCCGGTCGATAGACTTCGGCGTCAACCGGGACGCCAACACCGATACGGTGTTGCACCATATCGTGGAGGCGCTTGTCGCCTACAGGAACGACCTCTCCGTAGGTCCGATGCTGGCGGAGTCCTGGGAGGTTTCCGAGGACGGGCGGAGCTATACCTTCACCCTTCGCAAGGGCGCCGTCTTCCATAACGGCGAACCGGTGACGGCCCGGGAAGTCAAGTGGTCGTGGGACCGTCTGCTCGACAAGAATACCGGCTTCCTGTGCCGGAGCTGGTTCAAGGGCGGCAGCCTCGGCATCGACATCACGTCCATCGAAGTGCTCGATGACCGCCATGTCCGCTTTACCCTAGACGAACCCAACGGCCTGTTCCTGACGCGCATGGCCCACAAGGTCTGCCTGTCGGGCATCGTTCATCCGGATTCCGTCGGGGAGGGCGGCAAGCTGGAGAAACTGATCGCGACCGGCCCCTTCACGCTCGGCGAACATCGCAAGGGACAATATGTCCGCCTCGACCGCTTCGACGGCTATGTGCCGCTCGACACGCCCCGCGACGGATACTCAGGAAGCCGGGAGACTTTTGTCGACAGCGTCCGGTTTCTGGTCACGCCGGATGCGGCCGCGGCGAAGACCGCGTTGCTCGCCGGTGATATCGATGTCCTGCCCCGTCTCGATCTGAGCACCCTTGCCGAAGTGGAAGGCACGGAAGGCTTGAGCGTTCAGACCGTCGCGACGCCGGAATGGGAAGTTCTGATGATGCAGAACACCGATCCGCTCCTGTCGGACCGGCGCTTGCGCCAGGCCATCGGCCACGCAATCGACATCGACGCATTGACCGCGGGCGCAACCAATGGCCTCGGCAAGCCGAACCCCTCCGCTGTGCCGCGGGCCTCGTCCTATTTCGGGCCGGCCTTCGCCGAAGGGCTTGGATACGATCCGGACAAGGCGAAAGCGCTTCTGGCTGAGGCCGGATATGACGGACGGCCGTTGAAGCTGGTGACAAACGCGACCTATCCCTTCGACAATATCGCGGCCATCGCCATCCAGAGCATGCTTCAGCAAGCCGGCATCAATGTGGAGCTGGACGTGCTCGACTGGGCCAGCCAGTACGCCGCCTACAAGGAAGGCAAGTTCCAGATGATGGTCATGGGCTTTTCCGCCCGCAGCGATCCCACCCTGATGATGAATGTCGTTGTCGGCGACAAGGTCAGCCGCGGCAACGCCATTGTCGACGCGCTCGAGATCGTCGAGCTAGTCAACCAGTCGGGCGTTGCCACCGATCCCGAAACGCGGGCTGACCTTTTCCGCAAGGCGCATTCCCTGATTGTCGAAGACGCTTCTGTGATCGGCCTCTTCAACCCGGCGCGGGCCGTCGGCCTGAATGCCGGGGTCGAGGGCTTCGAACTCTGGCCGCTGGAGTCACCCCGCTTGTGGGGCGTCCGGACCTCCGGCGAATAA
- a CDS encoding diaminopropionate ammonia-lyase, whose product MQVFKNPLRGQGLGGEDALTAGDVVIDTTLPRAVFSAWDGFSATPLISAPQLAAAAGVGTVWLKNETVRLDLGSFKALGGAYAVARVIMKAAGLEGIAGARELHQAPARFIAAGMTFLTASAGNHGIAVAAGARQFGAKARIFLNETVPESFRRRLESLGAEVDRTSSTYYDSLAAAREAADRGEGILLSDTTWPGYTDLPRFIMQGYAIMLEEAAAALTEAPTHIFLQAGVGGLACALAAKTRAIWGNSVCVVVVEPDRAACLKTSVETGRSVVFEGPVSNMGRLDCKEPSLTALRLLAREADYFATISDEEAEAAVRMVAGAGLATTPSGAAGVAGLLGSAEAGLSLSASSRLLCIISETTAP is encoded by the coding sequence ATGCAGGTTTTCAAAAATCCATTGCGCGGACAAGGACTTGGCGGCGAAGACGCCCTCACCGCCGGCGATGTCGTCATCGACACCACGTTGCCGCGCGCGGTCTTTTCAGCTTGGGACGGTTTTAGCGCAACGCCGCTCATATCCGCCCCGCAATTGGCTGCGGCTGCGGGCGTTGGTACCGTCTGGCTGAAGAACGAAACGGTTCGGCTCGACCTCGGTAGCTTCAAGGCGCTTGGCGGGGCCTATGCCGTCGCCCGCGTCATTATGAAGGCGGCAGGCCTTGAGGGGATCGCCGGTGCCCGGGAGTTGCACCAGGCTCCCGCAAGGTTCATTGCCGCAGGCATGACCTTCCTGACTGCCAGCGCGGGAAATCACGGCATTGCCGTTGCCGCCGGCGCGCGGCAATTCGGAGCCAAGGCCAGAATTTTTCTCAACGAAACGGTTCCGGAGAGTTTCCGCCGCAGGCTGGAATCCCTCGGCGCGGAGGTCGATCGCACAAGCTCGACCTATTACGACAGCCTTGCAGCGGCCCGCGAAGCGGCGGACCGTGGAGAGGGCATCCTGCTGTCGGACACCACCTGGCCCGGCTACACCGATCTGCCCCGCTTCATCATGCAGGGTTATGCCATCATGCTGGAAGAGGCTGCCGCAGCCCTGACGGAAGCCCCCACCCACATATTCCTGCAGGCCGGAGTCGGCGGACTTGCCTGTGCCCTTGCCGCCAAGACCCGGGCCATCTGGGGAAACAGCGTCTGCGTCGTTGTCGTGGAACCGGATCGGGCGGCCTGTCTGAAAACCAGCGTGGAGACGGGGCGCTCCGTCGTCTTCGAGGGCCCAGTCTCCAACATGGGCCGGCTGGACTGCAAGGAACCGTCGCTGACCGCACTGCGGCTCCTGGCCAGGGAAGCGGACTATTTCGCGACGATCAGCGACGAAGAAGCCGAAGCCGCGGTCAGGATGGTCGCCGGCGCCGGGCTTGCCACCACCCCGTCGGGGGCAGCCGGCGTCGCGGGCCTGCTTGGAAGCGCGGAGGCGGGACTTTCCCTTTCCGCTTCCAGCCGGTTGCTATGCATCATCAGCGAAACGACGGCGCCCTGA
- a CDS encoding C45 family peptidase: MTRLTEITIRGDSAARGLTYGKAASALINSALGTYRAFFAKRGVDWPEALTTAAAFRNCIEDYAPEAAVEIEAIAKGSDQHPDAIVLLNARTEILYWRASRAKTPTTEVADAADECTGAIILPEASASGTLLHAQNWDWMPEVADHTIALRILDHDGPNALHFLEAGQLARHGMNELGLAISAMGLHSDRDYGRLGVPSPVLRRNMVHSRSLGEALGLAYTSEPSFSHALAASHADGAAFILEAAPGVTEWLAPENGVLTHANHFKSEVARLRLRDVNLARCPDSLTRDLRVRQVLAGGGGKVDRQRLEAALLDTADRPGSVLRAPAARQGGLASATLYTLIMEPEKQRAWLAMRPYRDPQFEQYDITP, translated from the coding sequence ATGACACGTCTTACGGAAATCACGATCCGCGGCGATAGCGCCGCGCGCGGCCTTACTTACGGGAAAGCCGCATCCGCCCTGATAAACAGCGCGTTGGGGACCTACAGGGCTTTTTTCGCCAAGCGCGGCGTGGACTGGCCTGAGGCCCTGACGACGGCAGCGGCCTTTCGAAATTGCATTGAGGACTATGCTCCGGAAGCCGCGGTCGAGATCGAGGCAATTGCCAAAGGCAGTGACCAGCATCCCGATGCGATCGTTCTCCTCAATGCCCGAACGGAGATCCTGTATTGGCGTGCAAGCCGCGCCAAAACGCCGACCACCGAGGTCGCGGATGCCGCGGATGAATGCACCGGCGCGATCATTCTGCCGGAAGCGAGTGCGTCCGGTACCCTGCTTCACGCCCAGAATTGGGACTGGATGCCGGAGGTGGCCGACCACACGATTGCACTACGTATTCTCGATCATGACGGACCCAACGCGCTTCACTTCCTGGAAGCAGGCCAACTGGCGCGTCACGGCATGAACGAACTCGGTCTCGCCATTTCGGCTATGGGGCTGCATTCGGACAGGGATTACGGCCGCCTCGGGGTGCCAAGCCCGGTCCTGCGGCGGAACATGGTTCATTCCAGGTCGTTGGGCGAGGCGCTCGGCCTTGCCTATACAAGCGAACCGTCCTTTTCCCACGCCCTGGCGGCAAGCCATGCCGACGGTGCCGCCTTTATCCTGGAAGCGGCTCCCGGCGTTACGGAGTGGCTCGCTCCGGAAAATGGCGTCCTGACCCATGCGAACCATTTCAAGAGCGAGGTTGCCCGGCTGCGCTTGCGGGATGTCAATCTGGCGCGGTGCCCGGACAGTCTGACGCGGGACCTGCGTGTTCGCCAGGTGCTCGCGGGGGGCGGCGGAAAAGTCGATCGGCAGCGGCTGGAAGCTGCGCTGCTCGATACGGCGGACCGGCCCGGCAGCGTTCTGCGTGCGCCTGCCGCGCGCCAGGGCGGGCTGGCGTCGGCAACGCTCTACACACTGATCATGGAGCCGGAAAAACAACGGGCCTGGCTGGCCATGCGGCCATACCGCGACCCTCAGTTCGAGCAATACGACATCACTCCTTGA